The DNA region gagaaaaaaacattgtgtaagtttctaagtgaagttaaagttccagaagggtactcttcagatattagaagacttgtgtctatgaaagacctcaagttaaagagtttaaagacccatgattgccatgttataatggaacattttctcccaataggtatacgttctattcttccagaaaaagtaagaagctctataactaagttgtgttctttcttcaagtcaatttgcagtaaggtgatcaatcctgcgatcttaccaatgttgcaaaaagaaatcgttattactttgtgtgagcttgaaatgttttttcctccatcattttttgacataatggtacatctagttgttcatcttgtgaaagagacacaattgtgtggaccagcttatatgagatggatgtaccctgttgaacgttatatgaaaatattaaaagggtacgtgaagaaccgaagtcgaccagaaggttgtatggttgaaagatacattgttgaagaagcgattgagttttgtactgaatatttgtctaatgttcagtcaatcggactccccaagtctcagcttgtcgaaaagaaagaaggaaaaaatctaattggaaataaaatcgtggcagtatcaagggtcaaacgggatcaagtgcatttgtatgttctgcacaatgagaatgaggttgagccgtatgttgaaattcacaaggatgttctccgaggtttagatcccaatagaaatgaaaattggatagtacgagagcacaatcgatgttttataccttggtttaaggatcatatttattcaaagtattattcagatcccgcttcaataacagaaaggttgagatgcttagcatatggtccaagtttccatgttttttcttatagcgcatacgcgattaatggatacacattttataccaaagaacaagatgataaaagtactatgcagaatagtggtgtcaccgtggtagctgaagcaatgcacatatcaagtgtgaaggacttaaaccccaaatttgcaaatctgtcgtattttggtgttatcgagcgcatttgggtgtttgattatgagaagttttagattctatatttggttgcaagtgggttgaaaataataacggcatttgaatggataagtcaggatttttgcaagtggatcttaatagggtgggatacaaagatgagtcttttattctagcctctcaagctagacaagtgttctatgtcaatgatccgaaaagtacgaaatgatctatagttcttttttccaacaaagtaattgatgaaaacactaGAGATCAAGGtgatgatattgatgttgagattgaatcgtttaccagaaatgatcaagatgagaataatatatcaaatgattcatatattagaaatgatcataatgagggtatttggatcaatccaaccgtccgtgttgttaagagacatgtagaacatattccaaccaagaaaagaaagagaacttagtgaaaaaggtacaggtcaaatgattttaattgttttctttattacaggtaaaatgacttttatgattttaattgtttttacatttgtcatctgattttaattgttttctttattacaggtaaaatgacttttatgaagtcaatcattcgtgcaaggggcaagggatgctcgaaagtatcaattgatatttgtttagatggagatgctctattaTCGTCAAGCCTCgttcgcgtagatgatgatgctggatatttgaaagtatccctctacgacaatggaacatgtccatctaaacatatatcaattctatcttcaaaagataagggttcaatgttggcaagttacattggtttccttgttcgacaacatattccgattacatgtgataattggagaagtccggacttgaaggttggcaaagaaaaaatatggtcggagatacaggcttgtgtctcaatagaggatgggtatctacctaaagttacttttgtagtggtccaaaagagacatcacacccgtctctttcctgtcaaccccaaagagaccgatagaagtggaaaaattatgccaggttttttcaatatatttctcaacgcagctggtatatattatcatttgaatttatcactttttgctgattttgttgttcta from Lathyrus oleraceus cultivar Zhongwan6 chromosome 1, CAAS_Psat_ZW6_1.0, whole genome shotgun sequence includes:
- the LOC127129375 gene encoding protein argonaute 11-like translates to MLASYIGFLVRQHIPITCDNWRSPDLKVGKEKIWSEIQACVSIEDGYLPKVTFVVVQKRHHTRLFPVNPKETDRSGKIMPGTVVDTSICHPREFDFYLNSHAGIQGTTYAAICCFG